A genomic segment from Takifugu rubripes chromosome 20, fTakRub1.2, whole genome shotgun sequence encodes:
- the pgm1 gene encoding phosphoglucomutase-1: MVKITTVKTKPYTDQKPGTSGLRKRVTVFQQNQHYAENFIQSVLSVVEPAQRQAASLVVGGDGRFFMKDAIQLIVQIAAANGIGHLVIGQNGIMSTPAVSCVIRKIKAVGGIILTASHNPGGPNGDFGIKYNIASGGPAPEAITNQIFEVSKVLQEYHICPELKVDLAQIGKQTFEVDTFKPFTVEIVDSVEAYAEMLRGIFDFAALKQLLSGPSHINVRLDAMHGVVGPYVKKIVCEELGSPANSAVNCVPQDDFGGHHPDPNLTYAADLVNTMKTGDYDLGAAFDGDGDRNMVLGKHGFFVNPSDSVAAIAANITCIPYFQKTGVKGLARSMPTSGALDNVAKALKMQMYETPTGWKFFGNLMDAGKLSLCGEESFGTGSDHIREKDGLWAVLAWLSILAVRKQSVEDIMKDHWQKFGRNFFTRYDYEEVDSDAANKMIKDLEKAMFDPSFIGKKFSSGDKSYEVAVADNFAYTDPVDGSVSKNQGLRIIFSDGSRIIFRLSGTGSAGATIRLYIDSYEKDPQKIYQDPQVMLAPLVDIALKVSQLRETTGRTGPTVIT; encoded by the exons ATGGTGAAAATAACGACGGTCAAGACGAAGCCGTACACGGACCAGAAGCCCGGGACGAGCGGGCTGAGGAAGCGGGTGACGGtgttccagcagaaccagcactACGCCGAGAACTTCATCCAGAGCGTTCTCTCCGTGGTGGAGCCCGCCCAGCGCCAGGCGGCCtctctggtggtggggggagatGGCAGGTTCTTCATGAAGGACGCCATTCAGCTGATCGTCCAGATCGCTGCTGCCAATGGG ATCGGCCATCTTGTCATCGGTCAGAATGGCATCATGTCCACCCCGGCGGTCTCCTGTGTGATCCGCAAGATAAAGGCAGTGGGCGGCATCATCCTCACGGCCAGCCACAACCCCGGAGGCCCCAACGGAGACTTTGGGATTAAGTACAACATCGCCAGTGGAG gacCTGCTCCAGAGGCCATTACAAACCAAATATTCGAGGTCAGCAAAGTCCTGCAGGAGTATCACATCTGCCCAGAGCTCAAAGTGGATCTAGCCCAAATTGGCAAGCAAACGTTCGAGGTGGACACCTTCAAGCCCTTCACAG TGGAGATCGTTGACTCCGTGGAGGCCTACGCTGAGATGCTGAGGGGCATCTTTGACTTTGCTGCCCTGAAGCAGCTTCTGTCAGGACCCAGTCACATCAACGTGCGCCTGGACGCCATGCACGGCG TGGTTGGTCCTTATGTGAAGAAGATAGTCTGTGAGGAACTTGGTTCTCCTGCCAACTCAGCCGTTAACTGTGTCCCCCAGGACGACTTTGGAGGCCATCACCCCGACCCTAACCTGACCTACGCTGCTGACCTGGTCAACACCATGAAGACTGGAGACTATGACTTAGGAGCTGCTTTTGATGGCGATGGT GACCGTAACATGGTTCTGGGTAAACACGGCTTTTTCGTGAACCCTTCAGACTCCGTGGCTGCCATCGCTGCCAATATTACCTGCATCCCATACTTCCAGAagactggggtcaaaggtcTGGCCCGCAGCATGCCGACCAGTGGAGCACTGGACAA TGTGGCTAAGGCGCTAAAGATGCAGATGTATGAGACTCCGACTGGCTGGAAATTCTTTGGGAATCTGATGGATGCTGGTAAACTCTCCCTGTGTGGTGAGGAAAGCTTCGGCACAG GATCTGATCATATCCGGGAGAAGGATGGCTTGTGGGCAGTGCTCGCGTGGTTGTCCATCTTGGCTGTCAGGAAACAGAGTGTGGAAGACATCATGAAAGACCACTGGCAGAAGTTTGGGAGGAACTTCTTCACCAG GTATGATTATGAGGAGGTCGATTCTGATGCTGCCAACAAGATGATCAAAGATCTTGAGAAAGCCATGTTCGACCCATCCTTTATCGGAAAGAAGTTCTCCTCTGGTGACAAGAGCTATGAAGTGGCTGTTGCTGACAACTTTGCCTACACAGACCCTGTGGACGGAAGTGTGTCCAAAAACCAG GGCCTCAGGATCATCTTTTCCGATGGTTCCAGAATTATTTTCCGCCTGAGCGGCACGGGCAGCGCCGGAGCCACAATCAGGCTCTACATCGACAGCTACgagaaggacccccagaagatTTACCAGGACCCACAG GTGATGCTGGCCCCCCTGGTAGACATCGCCCTGAAGGTCTCCCAGCTCCGCGAGACGACTGGACGCACTGGCCCCACAGTGATCACATGA
- the efcab7 gene encoding EF-hand calcium-binding domain-containing protein 7 — protein MSLQESFRTPDEEETFYLHCRAAYLSVFKSSLMNISSKQQLCRALQQAGRNPSYATLNKYWTPKTSKLNFDDFCEILKCERKIEETDLLRAFKRMDVNGDGYISHTELEKALTTRGEKMTTEEINAIFSLLDINKDGKLNYPEFCRLFVSTVERCETAALERLEANAKLKRQNFGSQSYSPPKGSVSSSAAGTSQTAATLLPSSETAQEESHITPTKDSRSSSRPPSARSRRSSLSNQITMTPGKALKLQEPSGLQEWYNSGVRGCFFVETDGSIGSLQYQLHIPQTTNVYLTIQPLSLSRRPDIPSSWMAVDTALFVTSAGEAKEDSTLVCFTEARDREKYVWKGELNAGSYYLLPFTSGCKLKRRNKKTTSGKAVELINRSDTEEIDLSRELREALSDIFDIIDIDGNGLLSLEEYNFFELRTSGEKCDKDAWLVCKENFDMRKNQLTRQGFMELNLLEATEKEGDPADLWLSLEAMGYNRMLELADACPFQIDVHCEAAQPSIQPVSMASGPRLLNQALQKSITARAGARALRGQESVFIYTYRGEHRISTLIANKTNQKATVHVNNEQSRNCCSSRGLNVFAVEVPARTKMVCQHVLPVNERQDWTYNCVETLLPST, from the exons aTGTCTCTTCAAGAGTCATTCCGTACTCCGGATGAAGAAGAAACCTTCTACCTACACTGCAGAGCCGCATATCTGTCTGTATTCAAATCAAGTTTGATGAATATATCTTCAAAACAACAGTTGTGTCGTG CTCTTCAGCAAGCTGGCAGAAATCCCTCCTATGCAACCCTCAATAAATACTGGACTCCCAAAACATCCAAACTTAACTTTGATGACTTCTGTGAAATCCTCAAATGTGAAAGGAAAATTGAAGAAACTGACTTGCTGAGGGCATTTAAAAGGATGGACGTGAATGGGGACGGCTACATCTCACACACTGAACTGGAAAAGGCTCTGACGACT agaggagagaaaatgaccACTGAAGAAATCAATGCTATTTTCTCATTACTTGACATCAACAAAGATGGAAAACTGAACTATCCAGAA TTCTGCAGACTCTTTGTATCCACAGTAGAACGGTGTGAGACGGCAGCTTTGGAGAGGCTCGAAGCGAATGCAAAGTTGAAGAGACAGAACTTTGGCAGTCAGTCATACAGCCCTCCGAAgggctccgtctcctcctcggCCGCGGGGACGTCGCAAACTGCAGCGACTCTCCTTCCGTCCTCAGAAACGGCCCAGGAGGAGTCGCACATAACACCCACGAAAG ACAGCCGATCTTCATCCCGCCCTCCTTCAGCTCGCAGCAGACGCTCGTCCCTCTCGAACCAAATCACCATGACACCCGGCAAGGCCTTGAAATTACAAGAGCCCTCGGGCTTACAG gaGTGGTACAACAGTGGCGTGAGGGGCTGTTTCTTCGTTGAGACTGACGGGAGTATCGGCTCTCTGCAGTATCAGCTCCACATCCCCCAGACCACAAACGTCTACCTGACCATTCAGCCGCTCAGCCTCAGCCGACGGCCCG ATATACCGTCTTCGTGGATGGCGGTGGACACGGCTCTTTTTGTCACGTCAGCTGGTGAAGCTAAAGAGGACTCAACCTTGGTGTGTTTTACCGAGGCGAGGGACAGAGAG AAATATGTTTGGAAAGGGGAGCTGAATGCTGGGAGTTACTACCTGCTTCCCTTCACTAGTGGCTGCAAACTAAAGAGGAGAAATAAGAAAACAACTTCTGGTAAAGCAGTAGAACTTATCAACAGGTCCGACACAGAAGAAATTGACCTCTCCCGAGAGCTCAG GGAGGCGCTGTCTGACATCTTTGACATCATAGACATTGACGGAAATGGTTTGCTCAGTTTAGAGGAGTACAACTTCTTTGAGCTGCGCACCAGTGGAGAGAAATGTGATAAGGATGCCTGGCTGGTTTGCAAAG AAAACTTTGACATGAGGAAGAATCAGCTGACACGACAGGGCTTCATGGAGCTGAACCTGTTGGAGGCCACAGAGAAGGAAGGAGACCCTGCTGACCTGTGGCTCAGCCTGGAAGCGATGGGCTACAACCGAATGCTGGAGCTCGCAGAT GCGTGTCCGTTCCAGATAGATGTCCACTGTGAAGCTGCtcaaccatccatccagcctGTCAGTATGGCCTCAGGACCCAGGCTTCTGAATCAGGCCCTCCAGAAGTCCATCACTGCCAGGGCTGGAGCCAGAGCACTGAGGGGGCAGGAAAGCGTCTTCATCTACACCTACCGAGGGGAACACAGGATCTCCACACTCATAGCCAACAAG ACCAACCAGAAAGCGACGGTTCACGTGAACAACGAGCAGAGcaggaactgctgcagcagcagaggcctcAATGTGTTTGCTGTCGAAGTGCCAGCAAGGACCAAGATG GTGTGTCAACATGTCCTACCGGTGAACGAGAGGCAGGACTGGACTTATAACTGTGTGGAGACTCTGCTGCCCTCCACATGA